Genomic segment of Flavobacteriales bacterium:
ATTCTTTAATGCCGAATTATAAGACAAAATAGCATTACTAAATTCACCCAATTCACTTTGAGCAATACCTTGATAATGTAAGTAGAATGGATTGTTCTCATCTAACGACACCGCTTTTGTTAAATCATGTTTTGCTCCGTAAAACTTTCCCAATTGAAGATTTGCTACGCCTCTATAATAAAGTGCTTCTTCGTGCGCATTATTTAATTCAAGTAACCGATTTAGATCTAAAAGGGCAATTTTATATTGACCCAAATTAAAATAATTATTCGCCCTTAATAACAAAGCAATTACCAAATTTGGCTGTTTCTCAATTACCTTGTTAACATACTCTATAGATGTGTTGTAATTATCATCCTCAAAGTAAATTTCACTTAACTTGAAATATGAAAGCACATTATTGGGGTCAACCGATATAGCTTCCAAATAACTTTGAATAGCATATTGTGGTTTTTCCTCCAAATGATATATTTCGCCAATTCCAACATAAGCATCCGAATAATCTTTTTCAAGTTCCAGAATATCGTCAAATTGTTTTCGTGCATCAATATACTTTCCCTGATATGATAGTATATAACCATTTAAAGCCAACGCCTCTATGTATAGAGGATTCAATTTAAGAGCGCTCTTAATATCATCTTGAGCTTCTTTTAAATTATTCATTCTTAAATTAGACTGACTTCGAATAAAATAGGCTTTCTCGCTTTTGGGATAGGCATTTAATACCTGTGAAGCGAGGTAGGCAGATATGGTATACTTTCCTCTATCAAAAGCATCAGTCGCTTTTTTAATTGTTAATTCCTGCCCGCCACAGAATGTGGAAACCGCACAAAGTAGAATAAATAGAAAACACTTCACTCACAATTAATCATGGTGTTGTAAAACTATTCTTTTATTACAAATGAATCATTCACAAAACAGTTTAATATTAACAGTTTGACCACTATCCCGTTCTCACCTGGGATTAACTTTTATATATTTGTATTTCTATAGGGCTGAGATGGACAATACAGAAATAAATAGCACTTCAAAAAAAGATGGGGTTCGACTCATCCTAAGAGATGACAACGTAGTCGACATTAGATTAAAAGATCGACATATTGTAACATTAGAAGATTTACACGGCATGAGAGACATGTTCGATGATTTCACAAAACATGGTGAATATCTACCCGTAATTGCTGTGGTAGGGAAAGGCATGAGTATGACTAAAGAAGCTCGACATACAGATATATTTGCCGAAAATGATTTTAAAATCACGAAATTGGCAATTGTAATTTCTTCTTTCTTTCCGAAATTACTATCTAACTGGTATTTCAAATATGTAACGCAACCAAAATATGAATATCGATTTTTCGAAAAAGATAGTGATGCGGAAGATTGGCTTAAAGAACCTGTTCGAATTGCTAAGTGATCTTAACTTCGAATCTCATATTTCATGAGTAAAATCGACACTCAACGTTAGTACCTACATTCTCCCCATTTAATAATACCTACCCTCCTAATTCATATTTACAGCTATAATTTATTTCAATATACTAGCGCAGTGAATATTTTAGATTAAATAGTATCCACTTTTCACATATCAGGCATAACTAGATATGGATGAGCAGATTACGCATCAATCTTCTCATCTGTTACTTCTAAATGAAGTCTATTTTAATTCCTATTGATTTTCCAGACACTTCTTTAAACGCATTGAAGTATGCATTTCAGTTCGCAGAAAAAATGAACTTTCGTGTTAACTGTTTATATGCCTATAAAAAGAATGATCTAATTGAAGATAAATTGGCCACCAAAGAGACTATCACCAAAATGATAGAAAAAAGAATTCAAATTGCAATAACAGAGAACTATAATAACCCTATTGGGAATTATGCTTTCTGTGGTGAGCTATTGCAAACCATTCAACAAATAGGCAAAGAAACGAGTCCTGAACTTCTTATTATGGGAACTAAAGGAGTAACCGGTTTGAAAAGAATATTGATTGGAAGCAACACTACAGATGTGATGGCTTCTACAGATCATACTTTACTAATAATTCCAGGAAACTTTAAAACAAAACCCATCAATATCATTATGTGGGCAAGTGATTTAAGACCAATTAAGAACAGAAAATCCTTATTATTGTTAACTTCAATCGCAAAAGAATTTGATTCTGAAGTTCGAATAGCACATATTTAAACGAATGACAAGAAAAGTTCTGGAGAGCAGCAATGAGAAATGAGAAGCGAAAGTCATCTATTTGAAGAGATTAAGCACTCTTTTAAAAAGATAAGGAGATCTACAGTTAGTAAAGGAATTAACTATTATCTGAATCTTAAAGGCGACAATGATTTGCTCGTTTTAATTCGTCGAGAGTATCACTTTATCGATGGGATGTTTAGAAAAGACAATACTCACGACTTTGCATGTGCACCAGAACTTCCGATTATGGTAATAGATTAAAGTTAAATGGAAGAAATAAAAAAGAAAATCAGGACAATACCTGATTTCCCTAAAAAAGGAATACTATTTAGAGACGTAACAACTCTTTTTCAAGATAAAGATGGCTTAAAACAGGTCGTAAACAATCTCGTGGATAGATATAAAGGACGAGGTATAGATGCCGTTGCTGGAATTGAGGCCA
This window contains:
- a CDS encoding tetratricopeptide repeat protein; translated protein: MKCFLFILLCAVSTFCGGQELTIKKATDAFDRGKYTISAYLASQVLNAYPKSEKAYFIRSQSNLRMNNLKEAQDDIKSALKLNPLYIEALALNGYILSYQGKYIDARKQFDDILELEKDYSDAYVGIGEIYHLEEKPQYAIQSYLEAISVDPNNVLSYFKLSEIYFEDDNYNTSIEYVNKVIEKQPNLVIALLLRANNYFNLGQYKIALLDLNRLLELNNAHEEALYYRGVANLQLGKFYGAKHDLTKAVSLDENNPFYLHYQGIAQSELGEFSNAILSYNSALKNKYSSLLIYYDRAIAYYNVGRMVDADRDCTKLINSRGLLESENMVYELRGDIRIEMKKPGLGCDDFKIALAKGCSTCESKFEKYCSTLD
- a CDS encoding universal stress protein; translation: MKSILIPIDFPDTSLNALKYAFQFAEKMNFRVNCLYAYKKNDLIEDKLATKETITKMIEKRIQIAITENYNNPIGNYAFCGELLQTIQQIGKETSPELLIMGTKGVTGLKRILIGSNTTDVMASTDHTLLIIPGNFKTKPINIIMWASDLRPIKNRKSLLLLTSIAKEFDSEVRIAHI